TGGGAGCTTCTTTTGACGTAGCTGGTATCTTATAAAAAGACGCCCGGCGTCGCGACGCTGCATTCACATACGAGGTACAAGAGACGTCGCAAGAATATTTCCATAGAAACCGATCTCAAACgcgatttcttttataatagtatTCGTTTGAAACAGTACCAAACAGTATTAGAAtccttttccatttaattttctatttcgctTCTTCGTTTTTCTGCATAGTTTTTATCAGATTGTATTAAAGTATCCAGAAACGATGTCTTCCGTAATGCTAGtgagtataattttaaatatgattatattatatgtagtaGATAATGTTGAATTTCTATATTGTTTCTTAAAACTTAACTAATAAAACTTACTCATGACATAACCTGACCATTTTATTTAGCCTTGATTGTGAACttgaatttcaaacaaatatttttctactggatcgatatttatgttatttttgatcatttaaatattttttttcaatttgatcattgaaatttttatttcaatattttatacaattttcatatctattattttacattcaaatttttacatacattataaatttcaatcaattttttacacCTATATTAATACAGATTATCaaacacaaatttttattataaatatataagagaatATACTTACTCATTATATTCACCAATCATCATTCATAATTTTGGTTAAATGATCACTTTTCcgtatttgagaaatttatttgaatacgatgaataatgaatttgtCAAAAAGCCATCCAGGTGTCTTTTATGGCCAGAATCGCTCTTTAAATGGTTCAAATTGGCTACTATCCAACTTCGTTGATTAGACACACTGTGGCTCTGCCGTCTTTCTAACACTTGTCCTAAATGTTTAGTGCAGTAACCACTAACCAgtgaaactaataaaaatttaaaaatttctggttaaaattataacaatttgtcTGgctcttcttatatttttatattgtttttaaatggaTGTAAgtgatgtatttatataaagcagTATATGTAAAACTACGTCAAAattgatatagaaatatattaatttttattgatttttatattttgaaataaaaattatttttaatttgttaattgaaaaaaatattttaaaggaaatttgataaaatatttgcttgtaatgtatttattataataattttatttcaaatgcattttattatatttagatttgcAAGAAGTAAAACTAACCTAACTTGATTAACAAtagaattatcaatatatataaatatacgtatatagataataattaaaatgctattaataaaaacgatttcatcactttcttaatttatttcataaagtataagtagttaatttaaaattaaaatcactttcatacttatgtatttttaaaaaacattatacaaGAAAGACGCGATTTAATCCATTTATTGAACATGTGTTTTTATATAgtgaaagttatttaaatttctagaatattattttaatttttccgacTTTCtacgttaaaaaagaaagaagtgctgaagattttattactgattctaatattatcctgatatcaatgaaatattatattttcaagttaCTTTCACGCTTATATGAAACGAATGTTTTCTTAGcttattattcaaagattaGAAACTCCACTgttgatttcaataatttgatatcTGTTTTTGTTTGACTAcattataatcgaatattcCATAACttcttactttattatttataaactttaaataggtattttgtattttattttcttttattgaaaaagaattatattaattttaaatatattctgaatattttagaataatatcaaattataatacttaattctaatataaatgatcgaagtatgattaaaataaattttgtattctttttaaatacaatttttttttattatttgcaatagatattaaaattaattagaatttctatgattcaatgatttttttttttcaggaaaaACTCAGTGACAAAGTTGCAATGTTCGATCAATATGCAAACAAACACAAAGACAAACAGAATAAAAATCCATTCACTTCCGGTTTAAAcatcgaaaaacaaaaattttcgaaggatGAATATGGCAGGTgagttttcaaaataaatataattaacaagaatagtattttttataatacgttttttaaaataaatatttaattttagaccAGTGGCTGGCTCTTTAACAGATATTCGCGGTAAAAAAGCCGCGgcacatattttaaaagaagtgCTCGAACTTTGCGAGATCATTCATCAAGAAGGCACACCATGTCGGGACCAACCAGAAATTATTGCGATCACATTTGGAGATTTATTCAACATTTATACTCACATTAGTAATAAATGTGTAGGACTTTTGCTGAGAgctagaaaacaaaaattcgtgGATTTCGAAGGAGAAGTCCTATTTCAGGtaaatgataatgaatttttatacgaaaattgaaatcaaatattgCTTGTTAAGAGGAaaacatttcataaatttttttaataaaaaattaaaattacgatgattgattataatcataatctgTTACAGAGACGAGACGATGATGTGCCAATCTATTTGGTGAAACCTATCACAGAAATTCGTGAACTGTTCAATCAACGAATAAAGGAAATTGCAAAAGAGATGACGGATagttaacatttattttcttctgaaCGAATAATTCCACGCTGAAGTATCTTTTAGTCGAACGCATTACCTtactcatatttattatacaaccaTAGAAATAACGCGAATgaccatttataatttttattcgagatgATTGTATGATACGAGTGAGTGAATTTGAAGAATGAGCTGATGTAAGTCGATAAAAACAATCGAAGAATAATCGAATGAACAAATATGTATTCATGTGATATTTCcatagaattattagaaataaagatttttttataaaagaattattctttttgtaatCATTACATCTAAAGAACctcttctattatatatttaagaacaaagaaaaacaaatagtgcaaaaaggacagagataggataaaaattgtgaaatcagcgccatcttcagagtgtcgcaaatgaaacatataaaagaaggacagaaaatagtaaaagaaggatagagataaaGAATTGACTATTAGTgccatcttttaaatatcaaagtatCAAAGGATAAAacagaataagaattaaaaatcaacgccatctcttgagtacatttaaaatctttttctaaagagatgtttttaattttcgagagaTGGCGTTACTGATCAgttcttattttatctctatctttcttttattattttctatccttattttatatgtttcatttgcggcacacTAAAGATGGTgctgatttcataatttttaatttatctctatccttttctcTTTGTCTATACTTGTTCTCAATACGTGAATAAACGAAACATAGAACGTAAAATGAAactttcatttctctttcaaaactataatttcatttatcatatttaattctttaatttctgtaattatttcatttataaataatttttaatatgtatgtaagtatatatttacatatttttttcaacaattattatttccactTAGTTCTcgttattctattaattgctcgttttgaatttttatccaatatcaaataatattaaagattatcgatctttttttctctgaaaAATCGGGATCAATGAATACTATGAATATCATTACTTCTAAACCTTTATTCGTACAGAGCTGTTCACGtacaacattaaaaataacgcAAGGTTTGTCGCCGTTTTTTTCAGAAGAATACAACGAAGTTTTACTACGTGTACTCCGACCTCGAGCGAGAATGATTAGGCAACGTCCTTTATTTATCGTAACAAGGGTTATAAACAACTAACATGGTGTCCATTCCGGTAACATACCAccattgtcttttttttttttttttctttttttcttttaacaagtAATTCTCCTCGATTTTACTCGTgtctttcaataattatcgCGACAATCCACTTAACTTACTTTATCACTAAATTTAACAAGATAATTatcgtttcttattttaaaaacctcATGAAATTTGTATGTGAAGTTTTAATAGCTAGCtatgaaagataatttgaaaaagctGTAACAAGTAACGATACGATAGAAGATAGAATATAGAAAGGCAGAGTTAAATATAGaagagttttttaaaaaaacgagtTGAAAAGATCGAACaactcgaaatgaaaatttcgtatTGTTGCTTTGTTGTTGTTAAACGGTATCGTTGCACGTTTCAACGTAACGTCTTTGTTAATAATTGACCCGATAGATGGGGTCATCGATTGCAGTCTCGGATCGGTgcatcgatgattttttttatcaaaacgtttaaaaatttcacagtTTACACTATTAGCCAAAAATGCAAAGATACCTTATATACGTTACATCtcgtgatatttatatatgtacttaTTGCCACGTTGTTACATAATTTATCAGCGAACAGTATTCTAATACTCTTGGAATTTCTAAACtcgatttctctttcctttttttcgtacGTCTAAAATTTACCTTAcagtttaagaataataaagtttatcatttaatcctagaaacaatatattttcaccACGGAATCTAGCTTGGCCAGTATAGAATGTTACTTCTTTTTCG
This DNA window, taken from Apis mellifera strain DH4 linkage group LG12, Amel_HAv3.1, whole genome shotgun sequence, encodes the following:
- the LOC410370 gene encoding actin-binding Rho-activating protein isoform X1 is translated as MSSVMLEKLSDKVAMFDQYANKHKDKQNKNPFTSGLNIEKQKFSKDEYGRPVAGSLTDIRGKKAAAHILKEVLELCEIIHQEGTPCRDQPEIIAITFGDLFNIYTHISNKCVGLLLRARKQKFVDFEGEVLFQRRDDDVPIYLVKPITEIRELFNQRIKEIAKEMTDS
- the LOC410370 gene encoding actin-binding Rho-activating protein isoform X2, which translates into the protein MDEKLSDKVAMFDQYANKHKDKQNKNPFTSGLNIEKQKFSKDEYGRPVAGSLTDIRGKKAAAHILKEVLELCEIIHQEGTPCRDQPEIIAITFGDLFNIYTHISNKCVGLLLRARKQKFVDFEGEVLFQRRDDDVPIYLVKPITEIRELFNQRIKEIAKEMTDS